In Rhizoctonia solani chromosome 7, complete sequence, one DNA window encodes the following:
- a CDS encoding heat shock protein 70 kDa 12A, giving the protein MAKRGGTSRPIQQALARPKPRQSAPRGSNKISSDEDDEPLPPPQQTSAPEPPETITIVSSGSGSNSPQPGLNTSPIRPNNPSHLENPTGLQYQKQSQAPLELLDLVPSPEFQLSSDAESQSSSEMVETLLAGQPEQKSIVLGSNSSTSENADDEKEPTEPEPEPLVESIANVSLYDELTGQDKESHKLLKPSKVSVSMCQKHLIVASEIVWPVSRKKKRKASDAPENVPAKRRTTALPLVQPAGTSRASPASGASTHSAQSQTSNRFIQRKILLVSSHLLREFQVKNIRLPMTRFFTRVQVPPTRRQHPAPDTTPDSQYARSATQPPTTSPRRTFPESLPIKAACANQRRGHHPGDELVTWRVDLVNSMPDSYRKSIGVRVFEAYMDDAMRLTEPCASAIQVENMVDSEPCPPWEFVYYNTMLYGTNVPKLIGCAGRVRFALRYYAEYGGDMDGTTGFGCAEDGTIKYQNGRCLGVIAFAKENIPAGRFIANELRVYDNFGRTYVLNFTRFFNHSCEPNLKLTAYYCDDVDIQKPLIALFTCVDVKAGSELTFSYTGLDVYDEEAVSFGADAVSRDQEEAQKQGWTLAKEFKLHLQPVRLRKKFKLEGYIFEQTKICFEDRIIDGKSIWEKYMSTMQIVIGHPNGWSNREQAFLRNAAVKCGVFNTSQSTIAKNISFVTEAEASVHYCIQHTNLSTELKPGSMFAVCDAGGSTVDTTLYSVISTEPDL; this is encoded by the exons ATGGCGAAACGAGGCGGGACTTCACGACCAATCCAACAAGCACTGGCGCGCCCTAAACCAAGACAGAGTGCTCCGCGAGGGTCGAACAAG ATATCCTCTGACGAGGATGATGAACCTCTACCTCCCCCGCAGCAGACATCAGCACCT GAACCCCCGGAAACGATCACGATTGTTTCTTCAGGCTCAGGCTCAAACTCGCCCCAACCCGGGCTAAACACCTCTCCTATACGTCCAAACAACCCCAGTCACTTGGAGAACCCTACCGGTCTGCAGTATCAAAAGCAATCGCAAGCGCCTCTCGAACTTCTCGACCTCGTCCCAAGCCCAGAGTTCCA gttaagttcagatGCAGAGTCCCAGTCATCAAGCGAAATGGTAGAAACCCTATTGGCTGGCCAGCCAGAACAGAAAAGCATAGTTCTTGGAAGCAATAGTTCCACTAGCGAAAACGCAGACGACGAAAAGGAACCC ACTGAACCCGAGCCTGAGCCATTGGTAGAATCTATTGCAAATGTGTCACTCTATGACGAACTGACTGGCCAGGACAAGGAGTCGCACAAGCTGCTGAAGCCGTCGAAAGTGTCAGTCTCGATGTGCCAGAAACATTTGATTGTAGCATCGGAGATTGTATGGCCAGTTTCTC gaaagaagaaaaggaaggCCAGTGACGCACCCGAGAACGTACCCGCCAAACGGCGCACAACGGCCCTACCTCTCGTCCAGCCTGCCGGGACTTCAAGAGCCTCACCAGCCTCGGGTGCATCTACTCATTCCGCGCAGTCCCAAACATCGAATCGATTCATACAAAGGAAAATACTGTTGGTTTCGAGTCATTTGCTCAGAGAGTTTCAAGTCAAGAACATTCG TCTTCCGATGACGAGGTTCTTCACGAGAGTTCAAGTTCCCCCGACTCGGCGCCAGCATCCCGCCCCAGACACCACCCCAGATTCCCAATATGCGCGCTCCGCAACCCAACCTCCGACCACCAGTCCCAGACGAACCTTCCCAGAATCTCTCCCCATCAAAGCAGCGTGCGCAAATCAAAGACGAGGTCATCATCCCGGGGACGAGCTCGTCACCTGGCGCGTGGACCTAGTCAACTCGATGCCCGACTCGTATCGCAAGAGCATCGGCGTCCGGGTTTTTGAAGCGTACATGGACGACGCGATGCGCTTGACCGAGCCCTGTGCGTCCGCGATACAGGTTGAGAACATGGTGGATTCAGAACCGTGTCCGCCTTGGGAGTTCGTCTACTATAATACGATGCTCTATGGGACCAATGTCCCCAAACTGATTGGATGCGCTGGAAGGGTGCGATTTGCCTTG AGGTACTACGCCGAGTATGGTGGAGATATGGATGGGACAACTGGGTTTGGGTGTGCTGAGGATGGGACGATCAAGTATCAGAATGGGCGGTGTTTGGGTGTAATA GCGTTTGCAAAGGAGAACATTCCGGCTGGAAGATTCATCG CAAACGAGCTCC GGGTGTACGATAACTTTGGACGCACTTATGTACTCAAT TTCACGCGCTTCTTCAATCATTCATGCGAACCGAATCTGAAACTGACTGCATATTACTGCGACGATGTGGACATTCAGAAACCACTTATCGCGCTTTTCACCTGTGTGGATGTAAAAGCAGGGTCCGAACTGACGTTTTCGTACACTGGATTGGACGTTTATGATGAGGAG GCGGTTTCATTCGGAGCGGACGCAGTATCTCGCGACCAGGAAGAAGCGCAAAAACAGGGCTGGACGCTGGCCAAAGAATTCAAGCTACACCTACAGCCCGTTCGTTTGAGGAAGAAATTCAAGCTGGAAG GGTACATCTTCGAACAAACAAAGATTTGTTTTGAGGATCGTATCATCGATGGTAAATCAATATGGGAGAAGTATATGTCAACAATGCAGATTGTTATAGGGCATCCAAACGGGTGGAGTAACCGGGAACAAGCCTTTCTGCGTAATGCAGCGGTTAAATGTGGTGTATTCAACACATCCCAATCTACGATTGCCAAAAACATCAGCTTCGTGACAGAAGCAGAAGCATCAGTCCATTACTGTATTCAGCATACCAATCTTAGTACCGAACTGAAG CCGGGGTCTATGTTTGCGGTCTGCGACGCTGGAGGTTCAACAGTCGATACGACCTTATATTCAGTAATCTCTACAGAACCAGACTTGTAG
- a CDS encoding histone deacetylase family protein: MNNYRCAQQFRDRPPTRTSRRTRRTHGILLYNNVAVATRVVFNETPVKRVLILDWDVHHGNGTQLAFEDDPNVLYISIHRYDGGEFYPGGTYGSMNSVGLGAGKGKSVNIPWPEGHMGDADYMYAFLNIVMPIAYEFAPELVFISAGFDAAAGDTLGNCEVTPECYAHMTALLSTLAGGKLVVALEGGYNLDSIAKSALAVTRALLGDPLPELPRLDASEIATEVVWQVARIQSQYWHCIQASSLEPSDTIDETTIHLPELFKAWRREHALKDFGLYEFPWAIPELDESYNGQLLVSENISTQHTLVMFVHDFGNISTELLTMKQLNIELENAWIELPSEKERQETAKQAVISAWDNLAELSDAREIVIVAHGSAGLSVMGLIDERFENIRNKVKAVVQVCGIHTIPSAPKFQSELRKWYFNNSMVIIPKDHPIYLSDSQIQRKHGKVQQSTEERVTKVMRTSLPLIQQFITDRVTPRSLLIEGTRKRAVPAPAPAPVPAPTSAPVP, translated from the exons ATGAACAACTATCGCT GTGCGCAACAGTTTCGCGATCGTCCGCCCACCAGGACATCACGCCGAACCAGACGAACACATGGGATTCTGCTTTACAATAACGTAGCAGTCGCCACGCGCGTGGTGTTTAATGAAACCCCCGTCAAACGGGTTTTGATTCTCGATTG GGATGTTCATCATG GGAACGGCACACAGCTTGCATTTGAAGACGATCCCAATGTACTTTATATTTCTATTCACCGCTACGACGGTGGCGAATTCTACCCAGGAGGTACGTATGGCTCCATGAATAGCGTTGGCCTCGGGGCTGGAAAAGGCAA ATCCGTGAATATTCCGTGGCCGGAGGGACACATGGGAGACGCCGATTACATGTATGCGTTTCTTAATATCGTTATGCCTATTGCATATGAATTTGCTCCAGAACTGGTGTTTA TTTCCGCTGGATTTGATGCGGCTGCCGGGGACACGCTCGGAAACTGCGAGGTCACTCCAGAATGCTACGCTCACATGACTGCACTATTAAGCACACTCGCGGGAGGGAAACTGGTTGTTGCGCTCGAA GGCGGATACAATCTCGACTCGATCGCCAAATCCGCTCTAGCAGTCACGCGCGCGCTCTTGGGGGACCCCCTGCCCGAACTCCCAAGATTAGACGCAAGTGAAATTGCGACCGAGGTTGTATGGCAGGTTGCCCGCATTCAGAGTCAGTATTGGCATTGTATCCAGGCATCAAGCTTGGAACCCAGCGACA CTATCGATGAGACCACTATTCACCTTCCTG AACTATTCAAAGCATGGAGACGAGAACACGCATTAAAGGACTTTGGGCTCTATGAGTTTCCGTGGGCTATCCCAGAACTAGACGAATCCTACAACGGACAATTGCTTGTTAG CGAGAATATTAGCACTCAACACACCCTtgtcatgtttgtacatgATTTTGGGAACATTTCAACCGAACTTCTGACAATGAAACAACTGAATATCGAATTGGAAAACGCATGGATA GAGCTTCCGTCCGAAAAGGAGCGCCAAGAGACTGCGAAGCAGGCGGTCATCAGCGCCTGGGATAACCTCGCAGA GCTATCGGACGCACGCGAAATTGTGATTGTCGCGCACGGGAGTGCTGGACTTTCAGTCATGGGACTAATTGATGAACGAT TTGAGAACATCCGAAACAAGGTCAAGGCTGTAGTCCAGGTGTGTGGGATACATACGATCCCTTCCGCTCCCAAGTTCCAAAGCGAACTGAGAAAGTGGTACTTCAAT AACTCGATGGTGATTATACCAAAAGATCACCCTATATACCTCTCAGATTCGCAAATCCAACGAAAGCATGGGAAGGTCCAGCAATCAA CAGAAGAGAGAGTAACTAAGGTCATGCGCACTTCCCTTCCTCTGATTCAACAATTTATTACCGACAGGGTCACACCCCGATCCCTACTTATCGAAGGTACCAGAAAGCGTGCTGTCCCCGCTCCTGCCCCTGCTCCAGTTCCTGCTCCTACTTCGGCACCTGTCCCTTGA
- a CDS encoding dienelactone hydrolase family protein, which produces MSTIPGDNAACCTIPPVACNLVADYKPKGTFEAINGVSTYVIGNKLSKKAVLVAVDAFGMVPPTQQGCDILASKGFYVLMPDYLGDQALTEQDIPFDTPERIEKRNKLLSGVGNPQMRATELVKLGEKLKWIYGRQDAGLPVHGLTISQVGSVGYCWGGKLVMLAGANNAFSAVAGVHPSILMPEDAANCKAPIALYPTRDEDPADMEPFVKVAKDYKLYSNVHHGFAASRARLNDPHYKQRQVKYCMSEKGTN; this is translated from the exons CAG CCTGTTGCACTATTCCTCCCGTTGCATGCAA CCTTGTAGCTGACTACAAGCCCAAGGGTACATTTGAGGCTATCAATGGTGTTTCTACGTACGTAATTGGCAATAAGTTGTCCAAAAAGGCTGTTCTAGTTGCGGTGGATGCCTTTGGTATGGTCCCACCAACCCAGCAG GGATGTGACATACTTGCTAGCAAAGGGTTCTACGTGCTCATGCCGGATTATTTGGG agatcaagcgcttacTGAGCAAGATATTCCGTTCGACACTCCAGAAAGAATTGAGAAGCGAAACAAATTATTATCTGGAGTAGGAAATCCACAAATGCGAGCCACTGAACTCGTGAAGCTTGGAGAAAAGCTTAAATGGATTTATGGTAGGCAAGATGCGGGTTTACCTGTTCACGGACTCACGATTTCTCAGGTTGGGAGCGTGGGGTACTGCTGGGGAGGGAAGCTTGTTATGCTTGCTGGTGCAAATAATGCATTTTCAGCGGTTGCTGGTGTTCATCCTTC GATTCTGATGCCCGAGGATGCGGCGAACTGCAAGGCCCCAATTGCCCTTTACCCAACCAGAGACGAGGATCCCGCCGAC ATGGAGCCGTTTGTTAAGGTCGCGAAAGACTACAAACTGTACTCTAATGTTCATCATG GGTTTGCGGCATCTCGTGCCAGGCTGAATGATCCTCATTACAAGCAGAGGCAAGTTAAATATTGCATGTCCGAGAAAGGCACTAATTAA